CGGGTCGAGGCGAAGGTGCGGGAGGCCATCGAGGGCCTGCGCGGGCTCGGCTGCGAGATCAAGCCCGTGCGCCTGCCGCACACGCGGTACGCCGTGGCGGCCTACTACATCGTCGCGACGGCCGAGGCGTCGTCCAACCTGGCGCGCTTCGACGGCGTGCGCTTCGGGCTGCGCGTGGAGGGCGACCGCGGGGGGAAGGCGGACCTCCAGGGCCTCTACGGCCGGACGCGCGGCGAGGGGTTCGGCCGGGAGGTGAAGCGCCGGATCCTGCTCGGCACGTACGTGCTGTCCGCGGGCTACTACGACGCGTATTACCTGCGCGCGCAGAAGGTCAGGACGCTGATCCGGCGCGATTTCGACGAGGCCTTCCGCGAGGTCGATCTCATCGCGGCGCCGGTCTCGCCGACGGTCGCGTTCCGGCTGGGGGAGCGGGTGGACGATCCGCTGTCGATGTACCTGGCCGACGTCTACACGCTGCCCGCCAGCATGGCGGGGCTGCCCGCGATCAGCGTCCCGTGCGCGACCGCGCAGGCGCCGGACGGCGGGCCTGCGCTGCCCGTCGGCCTGCAGCTCATCGGCCCTGCGCTGGAGGAGGCGCGGCTCTGCCAGGCGGCCTACGCGTGGGAGCAGATCTCCCCGGTGCGCGGGCTGCGCGCGTGCGTGTCGAACGCGTGACGAGCGGGGCGCGCCGATGAGCTCCGCGATCACCGTGGCGGCGGCCGGCCCCGAGCACCTCCCGGGGCTCGAGGCGCTCTTCGAGGCCGCCGGCACGCCCTGCTACTGCCGGTACTACCACTTCGGCGGCACCAACAACGAGTGGCTCGCGCGGTGCTCGGACGGCCAGGGCGAGAACCGCCGGGAGTTCGCCGAGGCGCTCGCCTCGGGCAGCGACGAGGCGCGCGGCGTCGTGGCGCTCGCGCCGGAGGCGCCGCACGTCGTCGGGTGGCTCAAGGTCGCGCCCGCGGCGGCCGTGGCGAAGGCGTACGAGCGCCGCCTGTACCGCGGGCTTCCGTGCTTCGCGGGTGATCGCGCCGGCGTCTTCCTGATCGGCTGCGCCGTCGTGCACCCGGACTACCGGCGGCGAGGGGTCGCGACCGCGCTCGTCGCGGGCGCGGTGGAGCTCGCGCCCGCCTGGGGCGCGCGCGCCCTCGAGGCCCTGCCCCGCCGCCCGAAGGAGGCGGTGAGCGACGAGGAGCTGTGGACCGGCCCGGTCTCCGCGTTCACGCGGAACGGATTCGCCGAGGTGCACACGTTCGAGCCGTATCCGGTCCTGCGCCGGGTGTTGTGACAGCGCCGCGGCGGGCCCCGGCCAGGGTCGCGCTTCGCTTGCGCGCGCCGGCCGACCAGGTAGTGTCGCGCCCCGCGCATGGCTCCCACGTCCGAGCACCCTGAAGCCGCGGCCCACGACGCCGCCGAGCGAAGCTCCACCGCCGGCGCAGATCACGCGGAGCCTGCCTCCTCCGCAGGCGCGGCCACGACCGGCGGGAGCGAGCCCCCGGCGTCCGCGGCGGCGGAGTCCTCGCCGACCAGCCGGCGCGCGTCGCCCAGCTCGAGGGGCCGGGTCATCGCGCTCACCGGCGCAGCGTCCTTCCTCGGGCGCAACCTGATCGGGATCCTCGAGGAGGACCCGCGCATCGCGCGCGTGGTGGCCATCGACATCAAGCGGCCGGACACGGGCGGCTCCAAGCTGCGCATGCACACGGTCGACCTGACGGAGCCCGCGTCGGAGGAGCGCGTCGCCGAGGTGCTCGCGGCCGAGCAGGTGGACACGCTCGTCCACCTCTGCTTCCTGTCGTCGCCCACGCCGGCGACCGCCTGGGCCCACGAGCTCGAGTCGGTCGGCACGATGCACCTGCTCCACGGCGCGCGCCAGGCGAGCCTGCGCAAGCTGATCCTCTGGAGCCAGACGATCCTCTACGGCGCGCACCCGACCAACCCCAATTTCCTCACGGAGAAGCACCCGCTCCGGGCGGACCCGGACGAGCGCTTCTTCGCGGACAAGATGGCCGCCGAGCGGGAGCTCAACGCCTTCGGCGCGAAGGCCAAGGGCACGACCGTCACCATCCTGCGGACCGCGCCGATCCTCGGCCCGACGGTCCAGAACTACGTCACCCGGTTCCTGGCGCGGCGCCTGGTCATGACGATGCTCGGCTTCGATCCGCTGTGGCAGTTCATCCACGAGGTCGACGCCATCGCCGCCTTCAAGCTGGCCATCGACAGCGATTTTCCCGGGACCTTCAACATCGTGGGCGACGGCGTGCTGCCGCTGTCCACGATCGTGCGCCTCGCGGGCCGGACGGCGGTCCCCGTGCTGCACAGCGCCGCCGGGCCGCTCGTCTCCGCGCTCTGGGCGGCGCACGCGGCGATCGCCCCGCCCGGCTTCCTGCGGTACCTGCGCTATCTCTGCGTGGCGGACGGCGAGAAGGCGGCGCAGGTCATGGGGTTCCGGCCGGTCTACACGACGCGCGAGGCGTTGCTCGATTACACAAGCGCGCAGCGGCTGCGGGACGTGCGCCTCCTGCAAGAGACGCCTGCGTGATGCGGTTCGGGGGGTGAGCGATGGGCACGGAGCACGATCGAGAGCTCGAGGAAGCAGGGAACGGATCGCCGTCGACGCGCGGGCGCCCCGACAGGACGGGGCCCAGGCAGGTCGTGCCGAGCGCCGACGTCGAGGACGAGGAGGCCCGGTACCTGGCGCCGATCGGCCCGACGGAGCCCTCGGACGGGCGGAAGACGCAGTCGTCCGAGGGGCACGCCCCGGTGGTGCCGGTGACGACCGAGGAGCTCCAGCGCCAGATCACGGAGCTCGAGGCGCGGCTCAAGCGGATGCTCGCCGGGGGCCCGTCGCCCGACGCGAGCTGCGCGGCGGGAGGTGAGCCCGAGACCGAGCGGAGCCCGCGCCAGGGCGGAGCGCCCGCGGCGTCGGCCGGCTTCGCCAGCGAGCCGCCGCTCTCCGAGCCCGGGACGGCGCGCGACGTCCTGTCGACCGATTTCTACCTGCGGCAGTGGGGCCGCGCCGGCCTGCGCCGCCGCTCGGAGGAGGTCGACGAGTTCGGCTTCGATCCCAAGTACGAGGCCCGGTACAGGTCGCTCTTCGACTTCCTGCACAGGCACTATTTCAGGATCGAACTCGAGGGCATCGAGCGCATCCCCGCCGAGGGGCGGTGCCTCGTCGTGTCCAACCATTCGGGCGGGCCCATCCCCTACGACGGGCTCATGCTGCGGGCCGCGGTGCGGCGGGAGCACCCGGCGCGGCGGGAGCTCCGCTGGCTGGCCGACGATTTCGTGTACTACCTGCCGTTCGCCGGCACGATCATGAACCGGCTCGGGGCCGTGCGGGCCTGCCAGGAGAACGCCGAGCGGCTGCTCGCGGGCGAGCGGCTCATCGCGGTCTTCCCGGAGGGCGTCAAGGGCAGCGGGAAGCTCTACAAGGAGCGGTACCAGCTCCAGCGCTTCGGTCGCGGCGGCTTCATCCGGCTCTGCCTGCGCACGCGCACGCCGCTCGTCCCGTGCGCCATCGTGGGGGCCGAGGAGACGAACCCGCTGTTCTATCGGGTCGAGCACCTCACGCGCGCGCTCGGCATCCCGTACCTGCCCATCACCCCGACGTTCCCTGCGCTCGGGCCGCTGGGCCTCGTGCCGGCGCCCACCAAGTGGAAGATCCGCCTGGCCGATCCCGTGCGGTTCGACGCGTACGGCCCGGAGGCGGCGGACGATCAGATCCTGGTG
The DNA window shown above is from Sorangium aterium and carries:
- a CDS encoding GNAT family N-acetyltransferase translates to MSSAITVAAAGPEHLPGLEALFEAAGTPCYCRYYHFGGTNNEWLARCSDGQGENRREFAEALASGSDEARGVVALAPEAPHVVGWLKVAPAAAVAKAYERRLYRGLPCFAGDRAGVFLIGCAVVHPDYRRRGVATALVAGAVELAPAWGARALEALPRRPKEAVSDEELWTGPVSAFTRNGFAEVHTFEPYPVLRRVL
- a CDS encoding NAD-dependent epimerase/dehydratase family protein yields the protein MAPTSEHPEAAAHDAAERSSTAGADHAEPASSAGAATTGGSEPPASAAAESSPTSRRASPSSRGRVIALTGAASFLGRNLIGILEEDPRIARVVAIDIKRPDTGGSKLRMHTVDLTEPASEERVAEVLAAEQVDTLVHLCFLSSPTPATAWAHELESVGTMHLLHGARQASLRKLILWSQTILYGAHPTNPNFLTEKHPLRADPDERFFADKMAAERELNAFGAKAKGTTVTILRTAPILGPTVQNYVTRFLARRLVMTMLGFDPLWQFIHEVDAIAAFKLAIDSDFPGTFNIVGDGVLPLSTIVRLAGRTAVPVLHSAAGPLVSALWAAHAAIAPPGFLRYLRYLCVADGEKAAQVMGFRPVYTTREALLDYTSAQRLRDVRLLQETPA
- a CDS encoding lysophospholipid acyltransferase family protein, which translates into the protein MGTEHDRELEEAGNGSPSTRGRPDRTGPRQVVPSADVEDEEARYLAPIGPTEPSDGRKTQSSEGHAPVVPVTTEELQRQITELEARLKRMLAGGPSPDASCAAGGEPETERSPRQGGAPAASAGFASEPPLSEPGTARDVLSTDFYLRQWGRAGLRRRSEEVDEFGFDPKYEARYRSLFDFLHRHYFRIELEGIERIPAEGRCLVVSNHSGGPIPYDGLMLRAAVRREHPARRELRWLADDFVYYLPFAGTIMNRLGAVRACQENAERLLAGERLIAVFPEGVKGSGKLYKERYQLQRFGRGGFIRLCLRTRTPLVPCAIVGAEETNPLFYRVEHLTRALGIPYLPITPTFPALGPLGLVPAPTKWKIRLADPVRFDAYGPEAADDQILVRRLAERVRATIQGLIDETLATRKSIWFG